Proteins encoded within one genomic window of Micrococcales bacterium:
- the mnmA gene encoding tRNA 2-thiouridine(34) synthase MnmA — protein sequence MRVLAALSGGVDSAVAAAAMVHAGHQVTGAYLALNRTASKSRANGENSGQVDEANEARAVADILGIDFQVWDASKQFEEQVVEGFVAEYAAGRTPNPCVRCNRLIKLRLLQTKATALGFDAICTGHYARLCLKDDQVQLRRSKDRAKDQSYVLAAVEAKVLSRCLFPLGDMTSKAEVRAQARSLGLPAAAKPDSVDICFIADGDVQGFLRQRLGAQAGVVLDQTGTVVGHHDGAYGFTVGQRRGLALGDPDPTGRPRYVTAVDVPGGLVRVGLAEDLAVESFGLSQLSWLVPQPGPVFETEVQVRAHGRVYPCHLTWQEQDRGNVALDQPIGALAAGQSAVFYRGDLVIAHGLVERD from the coding sequence CGGCGTCGATTCGGCGGTGGCGGCCGCCGCTATGGTTCATGCTGGCCACCAGGTGACCGGAGCCTACTTGGCCCTGAACCGGACTGCGTCCAAAAGCCGGGCCAACGGCGAAAACAGTGGCCAGGTGGATGAGGCCAACGAGGCTCGGGCCGTGGCGGACATACTTGGTATCGACTTTCAGGTTTGGGACGCCTCAAAGCAATTTGAAGAGCAAGTGGTCGAGGGCTTCGTGGCCGAATACGCTGCCGGGCGGACTCCAAATCCGTGTGTCCGCTGCAACCGGCTGATTAAGCTCAGGTTGCTGCAAACCAAAGCTACGGCCCTCGGGTTTGATGCCATTTGTACTGGCCACTATGCCCGGCTTTGCCTAAAGGATGATCAAGTCCAGCTGCGCCGGTCCAAAGACCGGGCCAAGGATCAGTCCTATGTGCTGGCGGCGGTGGAAGCCAAGGTGTTAAGCCGTTGCCTCTTTCCCTTAGGCGACATGACCTCAAAGGCTGAGGTTAGGGCCCAGGCCCGGAGCCTTGGCCTGCCGGCGGCGGCCAAACCCGATTCAGTCGACATCTGCTTCATTGCCGATGGCGATGTCCAAGGTTTCTTGCGCCAGCGCCTTGGCGCGCAGGCGGGGGTTGTTCTAGACCAAACTGGCACAGTGGTAGGCCATCACGATGGTGCCTACGGTTTCACAGTGGGACAGCGCCGAGGCTTGGCGCTGGGCGATCCGGACCCGACAGGCCGGCCGCGCTACGTCACCGCGGTCGACGTGCCTGGTGGCCTGGTCCGGGTTGGCTTGGCCGAGGACCTAGCAGTGGAGTCATTTGGCTTGTCTCAGTTGAGCTGGCTGGTGCCCCAGCCAGGGCCGGTCTTCGAAACCGAAGTCCAGGTTAGAGCCCATGGCCGGGTCTATCCCTGTCACCTGACCTGGCAGGAACAAGACCGTGGAAACGTTGCGCTGGACCAGCCCATCGGCGCCCTGGCGGCCGGGCAATCGGCCGTCTTCTACCGCGGCGACCTGGTCATCGCCCACGGTCTAGTCGAACGTGATTAG